A region from the Flavobacteriales bacterium genome encodes:
- a CDS encoding DinB family protein — protein MPTEAQVLAHMMDRSREYTLSYFNMLKDKDLHKRFVCEGKELNSAYWLIAHLATTENGLLLRSTGGEFIKFSWAKNFTLGGAGLPPSECPPFAEVFDVFNTVHSKAIAHVRTLDEVALSAPNPTGLPFGPQIRDVITHAIRHESSHTGHLGWLCKLHGVKTM, from the coding sequence ATGCCCACCGAAGCCCAGGTCCTCGCTCACATGATGGACCGCTCCCGCGAGTACACGCTGTCCTACTTCAATATGTTGAAGGACAAAGACCTGCACAAGCGCTTCGTGTGTGAGGGCAAGGAGCTGAACTCTGCCTATTGGCTCATCGCCCACCTTGCCACCACGGAGAACGGCCTTTTGCTGCGCAGCACAGGCGGTGAGTTCATCAAGTTCTCATGGGCCAAGAACTTCACTCTCGGAGGAGCCGGGTTGCCGCCGTCAGAATGTCCACCGTTCGCCGAGGTGTTCGATGTCTTCAACACGGTGCACTCCAAAGCGATCGCGCATGTGCGTACGCTGGATGAGGTGGCGCTGAGCGCCCCCAACCCCACGGGTTTGCCGTTCGGGCCGCAGATACGCGATGTGATCACGCATGCCATCCGCCACGAAAGCAGCCACACCGGCCACCTCGGGTGGTTGTGCAAGCTGCACGGGGTGAAAACGATGTGA
- a CDS encoding GIY-YIG nuclease family protein — protein MASEHHCVYILKCSNGKHYTGCTSDLKDRMARHQAGAVPATSKLLPVELMWCCRFNDKYKAFTFERYLKSGSGRAFSLHHLL, from the coding sequence ATGGCTTCAGAACATCATTGTGTCTACATCCTGAAATGCTCGAACGGCAAGCACTACACAGGTTGCACTTCGGACCTGAAAGACCGCATGGCCCGGCACCAAGCCGGTGCGGTGCCGGCCACGTCCAAGTTGCTTCCGGTGGAACTCATGTGGTGCTGCCGGTTCAACGACAAGTACAAAGCCTTCACCTTTGAGCGCTACTTGAAGTCCGGCTCTGGTAGGGCCTTCTCACTCCACCACCTCTTATGA
- a CDS encoding site-specific integrase — protein sequence MQPVNFSIQLFKGKTLGDGTHPIMAMTSVAGEVKRISLPRILAGDPRPAVASTQWDDEDRRVTRAHKERKRINDIIQHFEVRGREIIARMLALGQAFDHERFKSELLLSDDQRRAHEQSRTDVFAMFNTIINEMEKDGRVGTASAYRDAMNSLRLFQCKGDKVKARTTKTRMPYSDVASIAGVKAWATFMIARGNNEASAGMRLRQLRAVLYRARAERIISFDDIPFKNVWNPGGLKVSNYQGDLAPQPLVEEETAKLLNARPEEPRSAWAVDVYRLLIAMCGPNMADLAALTKENVRVGRIHYRRMKSRRTQQEAIEVSLKITPAMAEILERYKGDGHYLLPILGPQYRTPKQRKFAIQQAIRMINDRLVKVAQGLGIESHVTTKTARYTSATMLKNLGIAPDVINELQGRANAGMLKHYAPAHRYRVLDDAQQKLWALATNEPTDKRKPQRARVSLPDQPTFQPVAVSEGSEVL from the coding sequence ATGCAACCCGTCAACTTCTCCATCCAGCTCTTCAAGGGCAAGACCCTTGGGGATGGCACTCACCCCATTATGGCCATGACATCGGTCGCCGGGGAAGTTAAGCGGATCAGCCTGCCCCGCATTCTGGCTGGAGATCCACGCCCTGCGGTCGCCTCGACCCAATGGGACGATGAGGACCGTCGCGTGACTCGTGCGCACAAGGAACGCAAGCGCATCAACGACATTATCCAGCACTTTGAAGTGCGGGGTCGCGAGATCATCGCCCGTATGCTCGCCTTGGGTCAAGCCTTTGACCATGAGCGGTTCAAAAGTGAACTGCTGCTCAGCGACGACCAGCGCCGGGCTCATGAGCAGTCCAGGACAGATGTATTCGCGATGTTCAACACCATCATCAACGAGATGGAGAAGGATGGGCGCGTTGGCACCGCGAGCGCTTATCGCGATGCCATGAATTCCCTCCGGCTGTTTCAGTGCAAAGGGGACAAGGTGAAAGCCCGAACGACCAAGACGCGTATGCCATACTCTGATGTGGCATCGATCGCAGGGGTGAAAGCTTGGGCCACCTTTATGATCGCCAGGGGCAACAACGAGGCCTCGGCGGGTATGCGCCTGCGCCAGTTGCGAGCCGTTCTCTACCGTGCTCGTGCTGAACGCATTATCAGCTTCGATGACATCCCTTTCAAGAACGTGTGGAACCCCGGTGGGCTGAAAGTGTCCAACTACCAAGGTGATCTCGCACCACAGCCATTAGTCGAAGAGGAAACCGCAAAACTCCTCAACGCTCGTCCAGAAGAACCACGTTCAGCTTGGGCGGTGGATGTGTACCGCTTGCTCATTGCCATGTGCGGCCCGAACATGGCAGATCTGGCAGCACTGACCAAGGAGAATGTGCGCGTGGGACGCATCCACTATCGGCGCATGAAGTCGCGGCGCACTCAACAAGAGGCGATCGAGGTGAGCCTGAAGATCACACCGGCGATGGCCGAGATCCTTGAGCGTTACAAGGGAGATGGACATTACCTGTTGCCCATCTTGGGGCCACAGTATCGCACACCAAAGCAGCGCAAGTTTGCCATCCAACAAGCGATCCGGATGATCAATGACCGGCTGGTGAAAGTTGCGCAAGGGCTCGGTATCGAAAGTCACGTCACCACAAAGACTGCTCGGTACACATCTGCCACGATGCTGAAGAACCTAGGGATCGCTCCAGACGTGATCAATGAACTTCAGGGCAGGGCGAATGCAGGGATGTTGAAGCACTATGCACCCGCGCACCGTTACCGTGTGCTTGACGACGCGCAACAGAAACTGTGGGCGTTGGCGACCAACGAGCCTACCGACAAACGGAAGCCTCAACGTGCGCGTGTCTCCCTCCCTGATCAGCCCACCTTCCAGCCGGTCGCCGTCAGCGAAGGATCAGAGGTACTCTAA
- a CDS encoding type IV secretory system conjugative DNA transfer family protein, with translation MNPTHALAGSQHELGWNLDSPLLQIPEEGGKPFAWTIRNAVEGVQVFGGIGSGKTSGSGRVLALKYLANGFGGLVLTAKTDEKAHWQEMCRLTGRTDDLIIVEPGQLNRFNMLEYISTDRDSSLAQNIVQVLHTVISASQEKSSGKQEDAFWETALDMVMFNIVDLCLLAYGKVTLQLLHDVAQAMPQNPDGQPTPSRTDKKDYSAYDRAFITAQQKVDRLVEEFRKRFPAADLQHLTDGELTQQEDEAIPELRRMQQLDNFFFEVLNKLSSKTRSIIDFSLLGFLYGLLQDPCNTLLFRHASTFTPEDCYTKGKIVVINLPVKKYHAVGRDCQIMFKYIWQRAMEIRDTHHNGRPVFLWADEAQHFLHAHDAEYQATARSSRIATVYISQNLPNYYANMSGERSAHRVKSFIGTLGTKIFHANADIETNTYAADLIGEAYTEETQSAKSVAGGFSASETTSWVLRKMVRPEEFVGLKTGGPDNDYKVVGYMHVQGKRFASGFNHKAVTFSQHYVALNQATR, from the coding sequence ATGAACCCAACGCACGCACTTGCCGGAAGTCAGCACGAGCTAGGTTGGAACCTTGATAGTCCACTGCTTCAGATACCGGAAGAAGGCGGAAAGCCCTTCGCGTGGACGATACGCAACGCTGTTGAAGGCGTGCAGGTATTCGGAGGCATCGGTTCAGGCAAGACCTCCGGTTCCGGACGCGTGCTGGCGCTCAAGTACCTCGCCAATGGCTTCGGTGGTCTTGTGCTGACAGCGAAGACCGATGAGAAAGCGCATTGGCAGGAGATGTGTCGGCTTACGGGTAGAACAGATGACCTGATCATCGTCGAGCCCGGTCAGTTGAACCGTTTCAACATGCTGGAGTACATCTCAACGGACAGAGACAGTTCGCTCGCGCAGAACATAGTGCAGGTGCTCCACACGGTGATAAGTGCGAGTCAAGAGAAGTCCAGCGGCAAACAAGAAGATGCTTTCTGGGAGACGGCGCTCGATATGGTGATGTTCAACATCGTCGATCTGTGCCTGCTCGCCTACGGCAAGGTGACGCTTCAACTGCTGCATGATGTGGCGCAGGCCATGCCCCAGAATCCCGATGGGCAACCGACACCATCTCGTACCGACAAGAAAGACTACAGCGCCTATGACCGCGCCTTTATCACGGCGCAACAAAAGGTAGACCGGCTTGTGGAAGAGTTTCGCAAGCGTTTCCCAGCAGCCGATCTGCAACACCTGACCGACGGTGAGCTTACGCAACAGGAGGATGAGGCAATCCCTGAGCTGCGCCGTATGCAGCAGCTCGACAACTTCTTCTTTGAGGTGCTGAACAAGCTCAGCAGCAAGACACGATCCATCATTGACTTCTCGCTCCTGGGCTTTCTCTACGGGTTGCTGCAAGACCCTTGCAACACCTTGCTGTTCCGTCACGCCTCGACCTTCACCCCGGAAGATTGCTATACCAAGGGCAAGATCGTCGTGATCAATCTGCCGGTCAAGAAATACCACGCCGTTGGACGCGACTGCCAGATCATGTTCAAGTACATCTGGCAACGGGCGATGGAGATCAGGGACACGCACCACAATGGTCGCCCGGTGTTTCTCTGGGCAGATGAGGCGCAACACTTCCTGCACGCGCATGACGCCGAGTATCAGGCCACAGCGCGCAGCAGCCGCATTGCCACGGTCTATATCTCACAGAACCTGCCCAACTATTACGCGAATATGAGCGGTGAGCGCAGCGCACACCGCGTCAAGAGCTTCATCGGCACACTTGGCACCAAAATCTTCCACGCCAATGCCGACATAGAGACCAACACCTATGCCGCCGATCTGATAGGCGAAGCCTATACCGAAGAGACTCAGTCGGCCAAGTCCGTTGCAGGCGGATTCAGCGCATCGGAAACCACCTCCTGGGTCTTGCGCAAGATGGTGCGCCCCGAAGAGTTTGTCGGACTCAAGACCGGCGGCCCGGATAACGATTACAAGGTGGTGGGCTATATGCATGTCCAGGGCAAGCGCTTCGCAAGCGGATTCAATCACAAGGCCGTCACCTTCTCACAACACTACGTAGCCCTCAACCAAGCGACCCGTTAA